A DNA window from Bacteroides cellulosilyticus contains the following coding sequences:
- a CDS encoding DUF4249 domain-containing protein translates to MKTRIKLHLIIYIAFAGLFMACENEIPYNPGQQTPQLIMNALLNAGQTENLVYLHLSEGNSIGRINEATLSLYVNDKQIESPQAISPEEYYENMQNQLDKGQYEALLKSMRFKIFRLTARLQPGDNIRLEATAEGGKYHVSSQVTVPRPLQSLQVDTCTALIRQWGSMRAHRQYRITLEDLPNEKNYYRLEIVNNKDFRCVIYTPNEDENGDYIKDENGDYIYTITKDTVVNYRYTELINREDVILTDGHVTSSDDDENAMFPTNIENKYSIFTDNRFTNSSATLKVYTPLYDDNYDILQSLNYTRCYLKQNITVRVLSLPETYYRYLKALNCMDDEDYDEALMEPISLPSNVEGGLGFVGISSEIQYTIDMPDKKWGWW, encoded by the coding sequence ATGAAAACAAGAATTAAATTACACCTTATTATATATATAGCTTTCGCCGGACTCTTTATGGCTTGTGAAAATGAAATCCCATATAATCCCGGACAACAAACTCCGCAGCTTATCATGAATGCCCTGCTCAATGCCGGACAAACAGAGAATCTCGTTTATCTGCATCTTAGTGAAGGAAACAGCATCGGCCGCATCAATGAAGCAACGCTTTCCCTCTATGTAAACGATAAACAGATTGAATCCCCTCAAGCCATATCTCCCGAAGAATACTATGAAAATATGCAAAATCAGCTTGACAAGGGGCAATATGAAGCATTACTAAAAAGTATGCGCTTCAAAATATTCCGTCTCACCGCCCGCTTACAACCCGGAGATAACATTCGCCTGGAAGCCACAGCGGAAGGCGGAAAGTATCATGTCAGTTCGCAAGTAACTGTTCCCCGTCCCCTACAAAGCCTGCAAGTGGACACCTGTACCGCCCTCATCCGCCAATGGGGTAGCATGAGAGCCCATCGTCAATACCGCATCACCTTAGAGGATCTTCCCAACGAAAAGAACTATTACCGTCTGGAAATAGTGAATAACAAAGACTTCCGCTGCGTTATCTACACGCCCAACGAAGACGAGAACGGAGACTATATAAAGGATGAAAATGGAGATTACATTTACACCATAACGAAAGACACAGTTGTCAACTATAGATATACCGAACTTATCAACCGTGAAGACGTGATCCTGACCGACGGACATGTTACCAGCTCGGATGATGATGAAAATGCAATGTTTCCCACCAACATTGAAAACAAATACAGTATCTTCACAGATAATCGTTTCACCAATTCATCTGCCACGCTGAAAGTTTACACCCCACTTTACGATGACAACTATGATATTCTCCAATCACTGAATTATACCCGTTGCTACCTGAAACAAAATATCACCGTGCGCGTGCTCAGTTTGCCTGAAACATATTATCGCTACCTGAAAGCTTTAAACTGCATGGATGACGAAGATTATGACGAAGCCCTGATGGAACCTATCAGCCTGCCCAGCAATGTAGAAGGCGGATTGGGCTTTGTAGGTATTTCATCTGAAATTCAATACACCATAGATATGCCGGATAAAAAATGGGGATGGTGGTAA